A genomic stretch from Ictalurus punctatus breed USDA103 chromosome 2, Coco_2.0, whole genome shotgun sequence includes:
- the LOC128628844 gene encoding uncharacterized protein LOC128628844 isoform X1: protein MVLLKLRPSLRDENLHHLNHEEKLEEQLGEYILDTLKYTETVKEFCDGKSEWTSQRKTELDKMTGIKAKAEDKNQTWGQYIWKSLTNVSSRPELEKELEEVLNNTLEGLEKLQHFLDAVEKLAVTSLHVFMDDSFNSMSVPSVIFAARIMSPRLIHFKRDARAFFLPSLSNVEVLVVQLEKYIRITQQIVEKMEEGRSRSVSGSGGVHEWKNRNFSRNLILNMSEESAQDLYDHLLQLTKIRMDESFRMNFLFNVKAADFIKLFTERHTRMFEFLSDLEKAAVQLDKMKKGSNISTVAGSSVSIAGGVLSIVGLALAPVTAGTSLALTLTGVGLGVTSGVNGIVTGVTEMAVNSHQMKKANNIFIRFMEDVQKIQGYMEEVARVEGPIASVHGVTVAFVKLAARARAVGKGIDAIVDGVSAVKVLRSEEVIAKAVNMGLQEANAGRSIPKLAADLPDIGQLAKGTPLAISKSARAGLVTLNALFIGADIFSIVNSGISLTKGSKNEEAQLIHSRSVLWCIEVKAWEKIYNHLCKGITGFYKNLEILEQPLYF from the exons agaGAAACTGGAGGAGCAGCTGGGCGAGTACATCTTAGACACTCTCAAATACACTGAAACTGTGAAGGAGTTTTGTGACGGAAAATCTGAATGGACCTCACAGAGAAAGACTGAGCTCGATAAAATGACAGGCATCAAGGCCAAGGCTGAGGACAAGAACCAGACTTGGGGACAGTACATATGGAAAAGCCTGACAAATGTTTCCAGTAGGCCAGAGCTGGAGAAGGAGCTAGAAGAAGTTCTTAACAACACTTTAGAAGGCCTGGAGAAACTCCAACATTTCCTGGATGCAGTGGAGAAGCTAGCAGTCACCTCACtgcatgtcttcatggatgATAGTTTCAATTCCATGTCAGTACCTTCAGTGATCTTTGCAGCCAGAATCATGTCTCCACGCCTCATCCACTTCAAGAGAGATGCAAGAGCGTTCTTCCTGCCGAGTCTCAGCAATGTAGAAGTCCTGGTCGTCCAGCTGGAGAAATACATCCGCATCACTCAGCAGATCGTTGAGAAGATGGAGGAAGG CAGATCCAGGAGTGTATCTGGTTCTGGGGGTGTTCATGA ATGGAAAAACAGGAACTTTTCACGAAACTTGATTTTGAACATGAGTGAGGAGTCTGCGCAGGATCTGTATGACCATTTACTCCAGCTAACCAAAATCAG GATGGATGAGTCATTCAGGATGAATTTCCTATTCAATGTGAAGGCAGCAGACTTCATTAAGCTATTCACTGAGCGCCACACCAGAATGTTTGAGTTCCTGTCTGATTTAGAGAAGGCTGCGGTTCAGCTGGACAAGATGAAGAAGGGCTCCAACATCTCCACTGTGGCTGGCAGTTCAGTCAGTATTGCAGGAGGTGTTTTGTCCATCGTAGGTTTAGCTCTCGCTCCCGTCACTGCAGGCACATCTTTGGCCCTCACACTCACAGGCGTTGGTCTCGGAGTCACCAGCGGCGTTAATGGCATTGTTACAGGCGTCACTGAAATGGCAGTCAACAGTCATCAAATGAAAAAAGCCAACAACATCTTCATCAGGTTTATGGAAGATGTGCAGAAGATCCAAGGTTATATGGAAGAAGTTGCCAGAGTTGAGGGTCCTATAGCAAGTGTACATGGAGTTACCGTAGCTTTTGTGAAACTGGCCGCTCGTGCTAGAGCAGTAGGCAAAGGTATTGATGCTATAGTGGATGGAGTTTCAGCTGTAAAAGTTCTCAGAAGTGAGGAGGTGATTGCAAAGGCAGTTAATATGGGGCTTCAGGAAGCTAATGCAGGTCGGAGCATCCCAAAACTGGCTGCAGATCTTCCTGACATTGGGCAGCTGGCTAAAGGAACTCCTCTGGCCATTTCAAAGTCAGCCAGGGCGGGGCTCGTTACTTTAAATGCCCTCTTTATTGGTGCAGATATTTTTTCCATTGTTAACAGTGGCATTAGTCTGACCAAAGGCAGCAAAAATGAAGAAGCCCAGCTCATTCACTCCAGATCAGTTCTGTGGTGCATAGAGGTGAAGGCATGGGAGAAGATCTATAACCATCTGTGTAAAGGAATCACGGGGTTTTACAAGAATCTAGAAATTCTTGAACAGCCTCTCTACTTTTAA
- the LOC128628844 gene encoding uncharacterized protein LOC128628844 isoform X2 — MVLLKLRPSLRDENLHHLNHEEKLEEQLGEYILDTLKYTETVKEFCDGKSEWTSQRKTELDKMTGIKAKAEDKNQTWGQYIWKSLTNVSSRPELEKELEEVLNNTLEGLEKLQHFLDAVEKLAVTSLHVFMDDSFNSMSVPSVIFAARIMSPRLIHFKRDARAFFLPSLSNVEVLVVQLEKYIRITQQIVEKMEEGSRSVSGSGGVHEWKNRNFSRNLILNMSEESAQDLYDHLLQLTKIRMDESFRMNFLFNVKAADFIKLFTERHTRMFEFLSDLEKAAVQLDKMKKGSNISTVAGSSVSIAGGVLSIVGLALAPVTAGTSLALTLTGVGLGVTSGVNGIVTGVTEMAVNSHQMKKANNIFIRFMEDVQKIQGYMEEVARVEGPIASVHGVTVAFVKLAARARAVGKGIDAIVDGVSAVKVLRSEEVIAKAVNMGLQEANAGRSIPKLAADLPDIGQLAKGTPLAISKSARAGLVTLNALFIGADIFSIVNSGISLTKGSKNEEAQLIHSRSVLWCIEVKAWEKIYNHLCKGITGFYKNLEILEQPLYF, encoded by the exons agaGAAACTGGAGGAGCAGCTGGGCGAGTACATCTTAGACACTCTCAAATACACTGAAACTGTGAAGGAGTTTTGTGACGGAAAATCTGAATGGACCTCACAGAGAAAGACTGAGCTCGATAAAATGACAGGCATCAAGGCCAAGGCTGAGGACAAGAACCAGACTTGGGGACAGTACATATGGAAAAGCCTGACAAATGTTTCCAGTAGGCCAGAGCTGGAGAAGGAGCTAGAAGAAGTTCTTAACAACACTTTAGAAGGCCTGGAGAAACTCCAACATTTCCTGGATGCAGTGGAGAAGCTAGCAGTCACCTCACtgcatgtcttcatggatgATAGTTTCAATTCCATGTCAGTACCTTCAGTGATCTTTGCAGCCAGAATCATGTCTCCACGCCTCATCCACTTCAAGAGAGATGCAAGAGCGTTCTTCCTGCCGAGTCTCAGCAATGTAGAAGTCCTGGTCGTCCAGCTGGAGAAATACATCCGCATCACTCAGCAGATCGTTGAGAAGATGGAGGAAGG ATCCAGGAGTGTATCTGGTTCTGGGGGTGTTCATGA ATGGAAAAACAGGAACTTTTCACGAAACTTGATTTTGAACATGAGTGAGGAGTCTGCGCAGGATCTGTATGACCATTTACTCCAGCTAACCAAAATCAG GATGGATGAGTCATTCAGGATGAATTTCCTATTCAATGTGAAGGCAGCAGACTTCATTAAGCTATTCACTGAGCGCCACACCAGAATGTTTGAGTTCCTGTCTGATTTAGAGAAGGCTGCGGTTCAGCTGGACAAGATGAAGAAGGGCTCCAACATCTCCACTGTGGCTGGCAGTTCAGTCAGTATTGCAGGAGGTGTTTTGTCCATCGTAGGTTTAGCTCTCGCTCCCGTCACTGCAGGCACATCTTTGGCCCTCACACTCACAGGCGTTGGTCTCGGAGTCACCAGCGGCGTTAATGGCATTGTTACAGGCGTCACTGAAATGGCAGTCAACAGTCATCAAATGAAAAAAGCCAACAACATCTTCATCAGGTTTATGGAAGATGTGCAGAAGATCCAAGGTTATATGGAAGAAGTTGCCAGAGTTGAGGGTCCTATAGCAAGTGTACATGGAGTTACCGTAGCTTTTGTGAAACTGGCCGCTCGTGCTAGAGCAGTAGGCAAAGGTATTGATGCTATAGTGGATGGAGTTTCAGCTGTAAAAGTTCTCAGAAGTGAGGAGGTGATTGCAAAGGCAGTTAATATGGGGCTTCAGGAAGCTAATGCAGGTCGGAGCATCCCAAAACTGGCTGCAGATCTTCCTGACATTGGGCAGCTGGCTAAAGGAACTCCTCTGGCCATTTCAAAGTCAGCCAGGGCGGGGCTCGTTACTTTAAATGCCCTCTTTATTGGTGCAGATATTTTTTCCATTGTTAACAGTGGCATTAGTCTGACCAAAGGCAGCAAAAATGAAGAAGCCCAGCTCATTCACTCCAGATCAGTTCTGTGGTGCATAGAGGTGAAGGCATGGGAGAAGATCTATAACCATCTGTGTAAAGGAATCACGGGGTTTTACAAGAATCTAGAAATTCTTGAACAGCCTCTCTACTTTTAA
- the LOC128628844 gene encoding uncharacterized protein LOC128628844 isoform X3 encodes MDSTIREKLEEQLGEYILDTLKYTETVKEFCDGKSEWTSQRKTELDKMTGIKAKAEDKNQTWGQYIWKSLTNVSSRPELEKELEEVLNNTLEGLEKLQHFLDAVEKLAVTSLHVFMDDSFNSMSVPSVIFAARIMSPRLIHFKRDARAFFLPSLSNVEVLVVQLEKYIRITQQIVEKMEEGRSRSVSGSGGVHEWKNRNFSRNLILNMSEESAQDLYDHLLQLTKIRMDESFRMNFLFNVKAADFIKLFTERHTRMFEFLSDLEKAAVQLDKMKKGSNISTVAGSSVSIAGGVLSIVGLALAPVTAGTSLALTLTGVGLGVTSGVNGIVTGVTEMAVNSHQMKKANNIFIRFMEDVQKIQGYMEEVARVEGPIASVHGVTVAFVKLAARARAVGKGIDAIVDGVSAVKVLRSEEVIAKAVNMGLQEANAGRSIPKLAADLPDIGQLAKGTPLAISKSARAGLVTLNALFIGADIFSIVNSGISLTKGSKNEEAQLIHSRSVLWCIEVKAWEKIYNHLCKGITGFYKNLEILEQPLYF; translated from the exons agaGAAACTGGAGGAGCAGCTGGGCGAGTACATCTTAGACACTCTCAAATACACTGAAACTGTGAAGGAGTTTTGTGACGGAAAATCTGAATGGACCTCACAGAGAAAGACTGAGCTCGATAAAATGACAGGCATCAAGGCCAAGGCTGAGGACAAGAACCAGACTTGGGGACAGTACATATGGAAAAGCCTGACAAATGTTTCCAGTAGGCCAGAGCTGGAGAAGGAGCTAGAAGAAGTTCTTAACAACACTTTAGAAGGCCTGGAGAAACTCCAACATTTCCTGGATGCAGTGGAGAAGCTAGCAGTCACCTCACtgcatgtcttcatggatgATAGTTTCAATTCCATGTCAGTACCTTCAGTGATCTTTGCAGCCAGAATCATGTCTCCACGCCTCATCCACTTCAAGAGAGATGCAAGAGCGTTCTTCCTGCCGAGTCTCAGCAATGTAGAAGTCCTGGTCGTCCAGCTGGAGAAATACATCCGCATCACTCAGCAGATCGTTGAGAAGATGGAGGAAGG CAGATCCAGGAGTGTATCTGGTTCTGGGGGTGTTCATGA ATGGAAAAACAGGAACTTTTCACGAAACTTGATTTTGAACATGAGTGAGGAGTCTGCGCAGGATCTGTATGACCATTTACTCCAGCTAACCAAAATCAG GATGGATGAGTCATTCAGGATGAATTTCCTATTCAATGTGAAGGCAGCAGACTTCATTAAGCTATTCACTGAGCGCCACACCAGAATGTTTGAGTTCCTGTCTGATTTAGAGAAGGCTGCGGTTCAGCTGGACAAGATGAAGAAGGGCTCCAACATCTCCACTGTGGCTGGCAGTTCAGTCAGTATTGCAGGAGGTGTTTTGTCCATCGTAGGTTTAGCTCTCGCTCCCGTCACTGCAGGCACATCTTTGGCCCTCACACTCACAGGCGTTGGTCTCGGAGTCACCAGCGGCGTTAATGGCATTGTTACAGGCGTCACTGAAATGGCAGTCAACAGTCATCAAATGAAAAAAGCCAACAACATCTTCATCAGGTTTATGGAAGATGTGCAGAAGATCCAAGGTTATATGGAAGAAGTTGCCAGAGTTGAGGGTCCTATAGCAAGTGTACATGGAGTTACCGTAGCTTTTGTGAAACTGGCCGCTCGTGCTAGAGCAGTAGGCAAAGGTATTGATGCTATAGTGGATGGAGTTTCAGCTGTAAAAGTTCTCAGAAGTGAGGAGGTGATTGCAAAGGCAGTTAATATGGGGCTTCAGGAAGCTAATGCAGGTCGGAGCATCCCAAAACTGGCTGCAGATCTTCCTGACATTGGGCAGCTGGCTAAAGGAACTCCTCTGGCCATTTCAAAGTCAGCCAGGGCGGGGCTCGTTACTTTAAATGCCCTCTTTATTGGTGCAGATATTTTTTCCATTGTTAACAGTGGCATTAGTCTGACCAAAGGCAGCAAAAATGAAGAAGCCCAGCTCATTCACTCCAGATCAGTTCTGTGGTGCATAGAGGTGAAGGCATGGGAGAAGATCTATAACCATCTGTGTAAAGGAATCACGGGGTTTTACAAGAATCTAGAAATTCTTGAACAGCCTCTCTACTTTTAA